The Leptospira mtsangambouensis genomic sequence CTTATCCTATGATAAAGAGAAAGGATATTCTTATCTAACAGAATCCCCCCAAATTGTTTTTTTGGACAAAAAAGAATTAAAAGAACGGGGAAAGTTAACCGCTGTATTTTTGGAAAGGTTTGATGAGCGGTTTGAAACAGTGGCAAGAGGAAATGTGGAAGTAGAAACACAAACTGCCACCGCTACTGGAGAATATGCAACGTATTTTGAAAAACGAGATGAACTGGTTCTAGAAGGAAATCCGACTCTGGTAAAGGACAATACAAAGGTCTCTGCAGGAAAGATCATTCTCTTTCCTAAATCGGACAAAGCTTATCTGACAGATGGGCTGAAGGTAATACCGAATGGCGAAAAAAAGTAAAACTCAAACACAAACGCAGAAACAAGAAATTGATTCGAATGTAAAAACATTCCGGATGGAAAATCTTGTTAAAATATATAACAAACGAAAAGTAGTTGATGGCGTTAGTTTTTATATTCGAAAAGGGGAAATTGTTGGACTTCTCGGTCCCAATGGTGCCGGAAAAACTACAAGCTTCTATATGAGTGTTGGTTTTGTCACTCCTGATGAAGGCCATGTTTTTATTGATAATGAAGACCTAACAAAAGCTCCCATGCATATTCGAGCCAGAATGGGTGTTGGTTATTTGGCACAAGAAGCAAGTATTTTCCGTAAACTAACCGTTGCTGAAAACTTAGAAGCTATTTTAGAAACGATGAATCTTCCTGGGGATGAAATCATTCGTCGCCGGGATGAACTCCTAATGGAGTTACAAATCATGCGAGTTGCCAACCAAAAAGGTTACACTTTGTCCGGTGGTGAAAGAAGACGTTGTGAAATTGCACGTGCACTTGTAACAAATCCCGATTTCATTCTTTTGGATGAACCTTTTGCTGGTGTGGATCCGATTGCGGTGAAAGATATCCAAAATGTCATCCAATCATTAAAGGACCGTGGTCTTGGAATTTTAATCACTGACCATAACGTAAGAGAAACATTAAAAATTACGGACAGAGCCTATATCATGTACAGTGGTCGAATTCTCATTTCCGGAACAGCAGATGACTTAATTAGTGATCCAGAAACCAGACGAATTTATTTGGGTGAGGATTTTAAACTATAAATGAAACTCGGGGCTTCACTTTCACAACGCCAAACGCAGAAATTGGTGATGACCCAGGACTTACGTCAGTCCATTGAACTGTTATCTTTATCCACGTTAGAACTTTCTGATAAAATCCAAAACGAACTTTTGGAAAATCCATTGTTGGATGAGGTCGGTGTAGATGAAAAAACTAAAATGCCGGAACTCTTTTCAATCGATGAAGTAAAACGATTAGAAAAATTAAATCATGAAAAAAGTACCGATGTCAATTGGCAAGATTCTTATTCTTTAGAAGGCCCACGGACGTATGATACAGAAGCAAGTGATAGAAATCAAAAATACATCGAATCCTCCACTCGTGGAGAAACATTAGAAGAACATTTATTAAATCAATTAAGGCTTATCAAACTTACCAAATTAGAATTTGAGATTGGCGAAGTCCTTATTAGTATGATTGACGATAAGGGTTTTATTACCGATGACTTGGCTATTGTTTCAAAAGAAATGGGATACCCTGAAACAAAAGTTCGGCGGGTATTACAAGTTATCAATGAACTGGATCCCATCGGGATTGGCGCGAAGGATATGCAAGAGACCCTCCTCATCCAGGGGAAAATTCTTTTTCCAGATAATATTCTTTTGCACCAATTGATTGGAGAGTTTTTATCAGATCTAGAAAAAGTTGATTATAAAAAAATTGCAAAAAACCTTAAAATTACGGAAGAAGAGATCCTCATTTTAGCAAGGTTAATCAAAAAATTAGAACCATACCCTGCCACAACATACCAGGGAAGAAAAATAGATTATGTTGTTGCTGATGTAGTTGTCAAAGCAGTTGGAAATGAGTTTAATATATTCATTAACGATGAGTGGTTACCAAAACTTTCGATTCAAGAAGAATACAAAGAACTTTTAAATCAAAAACTGCCTCCTAAAGAAAAGGAATATTTTCAAACAAAATATAGCTCAGCTCAGTGGCTAATACGATCCATCCAACAAAGAAGACAGACTTTGCAACGTGTGGTGAGTTGTATCATCGATTTTCAGGTGGATTTTTTTCGAGGTGGGATCGGGTTTATCAAACCACTTACCTTAAAGGAAGTAGCAGAAAAACTCAATTTACACGAATCTACAATTTCTCGCATAACAACAAATAAATACATTCAAACCACTTGGGGGATTTTTGAACTCAAATGGTTTTTCTCCTCTGGGGTGAAGTCTGCAGAAGGAGGAAAGGAAAGTTCCAAAAAAATTCATGAAATCATTCGTAATTTGGTAAAAGATGAGGATGAAAACAATCCTTTGTCGGACCAAGATATCGTTGAGCTCATGGAGAAAAAAGGAATTGAAATTGCTCGTCGAACAGTTGCAAAGTATAGAAAGGTCCTCAGAATCCTTCCTTCCAACGAAAGAAAAAGGATCAGTTCTTTAAAGGGGTAATCCAATGCCAGTTCCAGGGATCACGGTTGATACAATTCTTAGAGATCATGAAGACCTTCAATTGGTTTTAGTGACTGGTGAAGCTGGACTTTCCAATCGGATCAATAATGCTGAAATCAATCGACCAGGACTTTCTCTTACTGGATTTTTTGACTTTTTTGCCAATGATCGTATCCAGATTTTGGGGAAAGGAGAATGGGCCTATCTCAATTCTCTCGCAGAAGATAAACTCCACGAAATTACAGAGAAGTTTTTTGAATTTCATTTGAATTGTATCATTTATACACATGGTAATGAACCACAAGTTCCGTTTGTAGAAAGAGCAAAGGCCAAAGGGATTCCTCTTTTTAAAACAGAAATTGCCACTCATAGATTCATCACACTGATATCTCAAATTTTAGATCGTGCTCTTGCACCCCGTACGATGCGTCATGGTGTTCTCATTGAAGTATTTGGAATTGGGACTTTGCTTACAGGTCGCTCTGGTGTAGGAAAAAGTGAAACTGCTTTGGAGTTGATTGAAAGAGGTCACAGACTTGTTGCGGACGATATGGTGGAGATTCGTCGCCTAAGTGAAAGTTATTTGATAGGATCTTGTTCTGATTTACTGCGTCACCATATGGAAATTCGAGGTTTGGGAATTCTGAACATCAAAGATCTATTTGGTGTCGGATCTGTCAGAGACCACAAATTAATTGAACTCATTATCAATTTAAAAGAATGGGAAGAACAAACTTCCGGTGAATACGAAAGGACCGGAATCGAACAAAGTATGGAAGAGATCCTTGGTGTTTCTGTTCCATACATTGAAATTCCAGTGAAACCAGGCCGTAATATCCCTATCATTGTTGAAACAGCAGCGATGAACCAACGTTTGCGTAAAATGGGGAAAAATAGTGCTAAAGAATTTTCTAATAAACTAAATACATATATCCAACAGAGTTCCATTGAAACAAATCCAATTAAAGATTAGAGAAGATAGTTCCGGGCTTCATGCAAGGCCAGCCTCTTTGTTTGTAAAGATGGCTGCAAGTTTCCCTTGTGAGATTTTTGTCATAAAAGATGACATTGAAGTCAATGGGAAATCCATTATGGGTCTTATGATGTTAGCTCTTGGACCCGGTTCTATTTTTTTTGTCAAAGCAGATGGAAAAGGAGAAGAGGAGGCACTTCTTGCTTTAGAAACTTTGGTTGGTCGAAATTTTGAAGCCAATGCCACTTAGATTTTTTAAAATACTTCCAAGATTATCTGATGAAAATCGTTATTATCTTCGCGATATATTTATCTTTTTTTTGACGATAGTTGTATCTGTTGTTTTTTCTGAGTTTGTTTTTTTTCGCCAAGAAGAAGACATTTCTTTTTTTTCAAAGTTGGATACTTATGTATTCATCCTAATTCCATTTTTTGTACTTTCACTAATACTTAGTTATGTTTATCGCAATCGCCGTAACCGAGAGACTGGAAAAATTAGAAGTTCCATTCGTTACCGGCTAACGCTTGCTTTTCTGTTTGTTGCCCTGATTCCATCATTGCCAATTTTTATTCTTTCTTCCAATTTAACTGGTAGGTTGATTGAAGGGTTTTATCGTGTTGATATTTCCAATGCCCTTCGTTCTGCCAATTTGATCATACAAAATGAAGAAAAAGAAATTGAGGCAGAATTTATAAGCAAAGTTGGTATTTTACGTTCTAGGCTGAAAGGGATAAAGCCAGACGGATACTCTGTCTTCCAAAAAAGTGTGCAAAACGGATTGTTTGAGAAAAATGAGTATTATTTGGGTTTTGTTGAATCTGGGAAACTTAGTTTTGAATCTAGAAGTTTGTTTCGTAATTTCAAAGGATTGGAATTTGTAGAATCAAAACAAAACGGAATCTTTGTGAGTCGGTTGTATTTAAGCGATCGTTCTTATATCCTTTGTAAATTTTTTCTGGGGCAAGGGATGGATGTTTACGTTGGACAAAGAATCCACAAGGGTTTGGAATCAGATGTTCAGAATATTGTCAATGCAACTTCTACCTATGAAAAAGTAAGTTTATGGAAAGAAAAAATTCCTTTTAGTGTTCGGATCACCATTGCTTCCTTTTCTTTTGCGATGTTTCTCATTGCTATATTGTTTTCTTTTTTGTATGCAAGACGTATCTCTAGGCCCATCATTAATTTGGCAAACGCAACAAAAAAAGTTTCGTTAGGTGAATCTGATATTCGTTTAGAAAAAACGGAAGAAGGGGAGATGGGAATTTTGATTGATAGTTTCAATCAAATGGTCAGTGACTTAAATGCTAAGTCAGAAGAACTCATGCACACCCAAAGGATTGCCGCGTGGAAAGAAGTTGCACAGAGAATGGCCCATGAAATCAAAAATCCTCTCACTCCTATTCAACTTTCTGCACAAAGAATACAAAGAAAATTTCAAAATCCGAAATCTGAAAATTTAGAATCAGTTATATTTGATGCGACAGATACAATCATTGGTCAAGTGCGTGTTCTCGAACATCTTGTCAAAGAATTTAGCGAATTTGCAAGAATGCCGGTTCCTGTACTCATTAATCAAAAACTAAATCCCATTTTGGAAGAGGCAGTTGCCCTTTTTAAAGACACTACCGATATTGAGTTTGAATTAAAATTTGCTGAAAATCTGCCTGAGGTATTTCTCGACAAACGATTGTTTCTTGGTGTTATCAATAACTTAATTAAAAATGCTGTTGAGGCTATTCAATCAGCAGAAAACCCCAAAGAGGAAATGGATATTTTAAGCCTGAAACGGAAAAAAATTCGAATCATGTCAAAATTACAAAAGAAAGCACTTCGCAAATCCATTGTAATTGAAATTGATGATTCGGGACCTGGTTTAAAACAAGAATGGAAAGAAAAAGTATTTGAACCTTATTTTTCTACAAAAGAAAATCATGGATCAGGGATTGGTCTTGCCATAGTTCAAAAAACTATTATTGATCACCACGGACACATTGTTGTCGAAGATTCTAAGTTAGGTGGTTGTAAATTTAGAATCGAACTTCCTTTGGATAGTCACTGATGCAAAAATTGATATATATACTTGATGATGAAAAAGAAATCAGAAAATCCCTCCGGGTGATTTTAGAAGACGAAGATTATTCAGTGGAAGATTTTGCTAATGGAAAATCTCTGCTCAAAGCTTTATCTAAAGAAAGGCCATCGCTCGTTCTGCTAGATGTTTGGGTTGGAAAAGAAGATGGACTTTCTATATTAGATGAATGCAAAAAATTATATTCCAGTTTGCCGATTGTGATGATTTCGGGACACGGGACCATTGAACTTGCAGTGAATGCTACTAAAAAAGGAGCAGTTGATTTTTTAGAAAAACCTCTCTCCATCGAAAAGGTCATTCAGACCATTGAGTCTGCTTTAGAAAAAACCAAAGACCATGAGATTCCCGAATTCCAACTCGAGGTAGACGAAATTTTAGGAGAATCTGCTCCCATCAAACGTGTGAAGTTTGCTATCTTTCAGGCTGCGCAAACCAATGCTCGTGTTTTTATTTCTGGCGAAAACGGAACAGGAAAAGAACTGACAGCAAGGGCCATCCACCAAAATTCCAAAAGAAAAAACGAACCATATATTGAATTCAATTGTGCCTCCGTTCCCGAAGAAACCTTAGAACAAGAGTTATTTGGTTCCGAAATACATGGTAACCAAACAGGTCCAGAAATCAAAATGGGAAAATGGGAAGCTGCTGGGAATGGCACTTTGTTTTTAGATGAAGTTTGTGATTTACCTCTTTCCATCCAATCGAAAGTTTTAAAGGTAATCCTTGAACAAAAACTAGAACGTATGGGTGGAAAAGAATTTGTTCCCGTCGATGTTCGAATCATTGCTGCTACCAACTCCAATGTGGAAGAGGCCATCAGGGAGGGACGATTTCGAGAAGATTTATACTATGCATTGAGTGTCATTCCATTGGAATTACCTCCGTTACGAGAAAGAAATTTGGACATCCCTTTACTTGCAGAATTTTATCTGAATAAATCCATTTCTGAAAATAAACTTTCTCCAAAAACCATTGACAGAGAGGGTCTTGATGCACTCACCACTCATTTTTGGCCAGGGAATGTAAGAGAACTTGGAAATATTTTGGAACGTTTGAGTATTCTGGTTCCAGGGGATACCATCCGAGCCAAAGATGTAAAGGAAGCCCTTCACGGATTTAAAAAAGCAAATGAAATGGTCGCTCGTGGGGATTTGAAACATGCCAAAGAAGAGTTCGAAAGGCAATACATCATCAAAACCCTACAAATTTGTGAAGGGAACGTGACAAGAACTTCAAAGGCTTTAGGAATTGAAAGAACACATTTGTATCGAAAATTACGTTCCTTAAATATTTCTGTTGAACAGTTGAACGAAGGTTAGTATGGATCAAAAATCAATTTTAGAACGTTTTACTGACATTCTTAAAGAAACTAAATTTTTAATCCAAAACAAATCGGTTTCTGTTTATCAGTTCCAAGAGGAAAAAGATCCTAATGATTTTGTTTTCCCTTGGAAATCTAAAGTTCCAGAATCCATTGAAATCCAGAAAAAACAACAGAAAGAGAACCAAAGAAAAAATAAGGATCTAGTTAATTTTTCTTGTACACTTTGCCAAGGAAAACTCAGCGGAGTTCGGCAGTTTCTACATAAAGGAAGAAAACCTGTTTTGGTGCTTCATTATTCCGGGGCCACAAGTCCGAAAGAAAAACCATTCACAAAAACGAAACCAAACCAAATATTTAAAGACAAACTAACGGAAAGTAGCTGGGGAGAACTCATTCAAAAAGTATTTGGATTTTCTTTCGAAGAGTTTTATTACCAAGAATATCCGGCATGTAATTTTTCGAATACAGATTCAAAAGAAAACGATTGGCAAACCAGAGTGGAAAATTGCAAATTTCATGTAAAAGATACAGTAGAAGAATTTGGAATTAAATCCATTGTGATTTTAGGTTCATCCGCTAAATTATTGTTTGGTGCCGAGAAAGCAAAAGAATTTCTTGGTAAAGAAATAAAATGGGATTTGTCTGGTCTTTCCATTCCAATTGTCACCACAAGATCCCCAGAAGCCCTTGTTTTCCTTGGTGAAAAGGCAAAAAAGACAGATTCGGAAAGTAACCTTTTCCAATACGGAAAAGAAAAACAAGAATTGGAAGATAGTTTTATTTCTCATTTATCTCTTTTAAAACCTTATCTCTAGTATGATCCAATTTGCGGAAGTTGCTCTCAATCTATCTTGGGAAAGTAGAACCTTAACCTATGAAATTCCCGAGGACATTCCAAACTTGGTAAGAGGAGTTCGAGTTCTTGTTCCTCTGAATGGAAAGGAATGGGAAGGGGTTGTGATCGAGATCCACTCGAATGAGCCGAATTATGAAACTCTTTCCATTCTAAAGAGTATGGATAAGGAACCAGTCCTAACGGAAGACCAATTGGATCTTGCGGAGTGGATGGCAGAAAATTATCTTTCTTCTCTTGGCGAAGCCTTGTTTTTAATGGTCCCGAAAGGAAAAAAAAGAAAACAGGAAAAACAATCTCCCGTCCAAATTCAGTTTGATCGATTATATCCTTTAACTTCTGCTCAAAAAATAGCATTCGATGAAATCACCAAAAATCAAAAAGCCAACACACATTTGTTATATGGGATTACGGGAAGTGGAAAAACAGAAGTTTATCTCCACCTTATGGCGGAGGTTCTTTCCCAACCCAAAGGATCAGTGATTTTTCTTGTTCCTGAAATTTCACTCACTTATCCAACCATTACAAGGATTGAACGGATCTTTCCTGGACAAGTGGCGGTTTTACATTCACATCTCAGAACTTCAGAAAAATTCCAAAACTATCTGGATTTAAAGGAAGGAAAAAAACGGATTTGTATCGGAACACGTTCCGCTGTTTTTGCTCCTTTGTCTGACATTGCCCTCATTATTTTGGATGAAGAACATGATGGTTCTTACAAAGAACACGGCTCTCCTCGTTACCATGCGCGCCAAGTGGCTTTACAAAGAATTTTAAAAACAAACGGTAAATTGTTGTTAGGTTCTGCCACTCCGAGTTTAGAAATTTTTTACTTAGCAAAAGCAGGTCAAATTGGATATTCGGCATTAAAGGAAAGGGCAAATCCGGAGGCATCACTTCCCACAGTAGAAATTACGGAAAAAAAAGAAGATAGTGAACTCCTTTCGGGCGATTTGCAATTTAAAATTGCAGACCGATTGAAAAAGGAAGAACAAACCATCATCCTTCTGAATCGCAGAGGTTATAATCCCTTTATTTATTCCACCGCTACAAAAGAATTCATCCATTGTCCGAAATGTACGGCAACACTTTGTTATCATTCTGATAAAACGGTAAGGTGTCATCTTTGTGGATACAAATCAACCTTACAGAATTTAAAACAGATTCACGGCGAGGAGCTGGATTTATTTGGAGCAGGAACACAAAAGTTGGAAGAGTATTTACTTTCTCATTTTCCCAAAGCTCGGATTGAAAGATTGGACCAAGACAGTTCCAAAAATAAAGAAGTCACCCGTGATGTTCTCGAAAAGTTAGGCGAAGGAAATTTAGACATCCTTACCGGAACCCAAATGATTGCAAAAGGACTTGATTATGCAAACGTCAGTCTTGTGGGAATTTTAAACGCCAATCATGGGTTGGGAGTTCCTGACTTTCGCAGTAGCGAAAGAACCTATTCTCTAATTTCACAGGTGGCAGGTAGGGCCGGTCGGGGTGAAAAAAAAGGGGAAGTCCTCATCCAATCGAATGATCCCGAACATCCAGTCATTAAGATGGCAATGGAACAAAACTACCCTGCTTTTTTTGAGTGGGAATTGACTTTTAGAAGGGATTTGTTCTATCCACCTTTTTCTCGTTTGGCGAGGCTAGTTTTCAGATCAAAATATGAGGAAATTGCAAATAAACAATCTGTTGTTTATTCTGAACTTTTAAAAGAGAATATGGATGCCTCCATCACTCTTCTTGGGCCAAGCCAATGTCCATTTTATAAAATTGATAATAACTTTAGGTATCATATTTTGTTAAAATCCAAATCCATCACTACCTTACGAAATCTTTTGCGCGAAACAAAATCAAAGTTTAAAGTTGATTCCAAATGTTATATTGAATATGATTTGGATCCTTTAGAACTTGTTTAATAGGATAAATTATGAAACTTTCAATTGGCTACTTCGGATCCCCTGAACACTCCAAAGAATTACTTTCTATGTTACTGGAAGCAGGAATCACCATCGACTTTGTTGTGACCAATATTGACAAACCAGTGGGAAGAAAACAAACCATCACTCCCACACCTGTGAAAGAATTGGCAGTTTCTAAAGGAATCCCTGTCATCCAATCTCCGAAACTAAGAACCGATGAAGAAGCGCAAAAACAAATCTTATCTTACGGTTCTCCTGTTCATATCGTTTATGCTTATGGATCGATCGTTCCCGATAATGTGTTTTTAGATCCCAAATTCGGTAGCATCAACCTACATGGAAGTTTACTCCCCAAATACCGCGGTGCCTCTCCCGTCCAAAGTTTCCTCCTCAGTGGAGAAGAGAACTCTGGGTTTACCATTCAGTTTTTAGCCAAGGAAGTGGATTCGGGAGATATCATTTCCCAGAAATCTTGGAAGGTGGAAACCACAGAAACCACAGCCTCTCTTTTGCAAACCATCACCAAAGAAGGCGGAAAAGAACTCATCCGTCTCCTTAAGGAATTAGAATCTACGGAAACCGCTTGGACCTCGAAACCGCAAAATGCTAACGAGGCAACCCATTGTAAAAAAATAACAGCCAGTGATCGTCCCATCCATTGGTCTGAGCCTGCCCAAAACATCCACAACAGGATCCGTGCCTTGTATCCTGATCCATTGGCAGTGACCGAATTTCGGGACAAAAAACTCATCCTGATCTCCTCCTTTCTACCCAATACCGGAGAGGAACCGGTTCCTATACCGGAAGGCCTCAGCCCTGGTTCCTTTTTCCTATACCAGAAAAAAAGGCTTTTCTGCCTCTGTGGAGACGGAAACCTGCTTGGTATAGACACCTTACAACCCGAAGGGAAAAAACCCATGAAAGGATTTGAGTTTTTCAATGGGGCACGGGTTTTAGCCGGAGAATCATTTACGTGAAAGAAAAGTTTCTAAAAATCCTACCTTACAGTGGTTATGTTCTATTTGTTGGTTTAGGGCTCCTTGTTTTTTTTGTAGCTGCCTTCCTTGTGGTCGTGGTTCGAACCAAAGAAGAACAAAAGGTAATGATGCCTTATGTGATTGGTAAAAACTACATTGAGGTTCATAACGAACTCCAAAGACTCCAACTCAAAGTCCGTTTAGAAACCCAAAGGATACCTGAAAAAACAGATGGGATCATTCTCGCCCAGTCCATTGATCCAGGTAAGGAAGTAGAAGCTGGATCTAAACTTTATCTTACTGTTAACATTGGATTTGATCGGGTCACCATTCCCGATGTCAAAGGCCAGGATCTAAAACGTGCCAAAGCCATTTTAGAAAAGGTACTTTCTGGGGAAGTATATGTTCCTTTACAAATTGGTGGGATCACTTATGTGCCTGCTGTGGGCGATGAACCTGCTGACACCATCATTGACCAAATTCCTGGGCCTGGAAAAGAAACTCATTCAGGTGAAAAAATCTATTTACTCGTAACAGAACCCAATACAGAAAAAAAATCCAACCAATCAGCAAATGAACCTTTGGATTCCACAAAATTTGTAGGAACTCCTGTTCCATTTGTTGTCGATTTTTTACAAAGAAAAAAAATTCCTTATCGTTTAAAAGAAGCCACCAAACCAGAGTTTCGTGATTCACATGGACTCACATCTTCGTTTGAATTAAAACCTGCTGGTGCGGAATTGGGAGCTTACTATTTAAAACCTTCAGAATCACTTGTCCAGGATTATGAATTTTTGGAATATGAAGTAGATGATGATGATCTTTATTCTGCCAAACTCAAGTATACAAAACCTGGGGAAGATACAGAAATCGAAAAAGAAATCTTAACCAATCAAAAACTAAAAGAAGATGAACCTGTGCGTTTTCTCATCCATCGTTCGGGAAATGTAAAACTTACACTCGTTGGCAAAGAAACCGGAGTGGCTAAGGTTTGGAAACTCAAAGGAACTTATTAATATGAAAATTTCTGCTTCGATCCTTGCCGCAAAACTTACGGGACTTTCCACGGAGCTTCCCACTTACAAACAGGAAAATATCGACCTCATTCACATCGATGTGATGGATGGAAACTTTGTCCCTCAAATTTCCTTTGGGGAAGCATTCACCAAAGAAGTGAAGTCCCATACCCAAATCCCACTCGATGTACATTTGATGGTGAGTAATCCCGAACTCCATGTGCCTAAATACTTTGACCTCAATCCTTATTGTATCACCTTCCATATTGAAACGACAAACTTCTCTGTAAGACTGGCAGAAGAGATCCGAAAAGCGGGAATCAAAGTGGGGGTCTCTCTGAATCCCCAAACACCTCCAGAATCCATCTCTCAAATCCTTCCGTATTTGGATCTTGTCTTACTCATGACAGTCGATCCTGGATTTTACGGACAGTCCTTTGTGAAATCCGGTTTTGAGAAGATCGCGGCAATTCGTAAACTCACGAAACCCTACAATATTGAATTGGAAGTGGATGGGGGTGTGAACGAATCCAATATGGAAGAGCTTGCAAAACTCGGAGTGGACATCACCGTTGTGGGATCTGGTCTCTATAAAACAGGAGATCCGAACGCACAGGGCAAAAAATTAAAGGAACTCGCTGCAAGTGCTAGAACTCGCTCTTGACAGATCGTCCTTATTTAAAAAACTCGCTATAAAAGGGGTATTTTTCCTTGGTTAAATTAAGATTACAAAGAACGGGAACAAAAGCAGACCCGCACTATCGCATTGTCGCAGCAGACATCCGTGCTCCACGTGACGGAAAGTTCATTGAAGCGATTGGACATTTTCATCCATCTACTTCCTCTGTGAAAAAAGCAACTTTCAACGAAGAAAAAACTCTTTCTTGGTTAAAAAAAGGCGCTCAACCTACTGATACAGTTCTTGCTCTTTTGAAAAAAGACGACGTTTGGTCAAAATTCAAAGGTTAATTGATACATGGAATCCTTAGTTCGTTATATCGTTACATCTCTCGTTGACCAACCAGAACAAGTGGCTGTCAACCAAGTCCCCGGAGAGGAAGAAACAGTGATCGAACTTCGGGTAGCAGCAAAAGACCTAGGGAAGGTGATCGGAAAAAACGGAAGGATTGCAAAATCTTTGCGTACTGTTTTA encodes the following:
- the lptB gene encoding LPS export ABC transporter ATP-binding protein; translated protein: MENLVKIYNKRKVVDGVSFYIRKGEIVGLLGPNGAGKTTSFYMSVGFVTPDEGHVFIDNEDLTKAPMHIRARMGVGYLAQEASIFRKLTVAENLEAILETMNLPGDEIIRRRDELLMELQIMRVANQKGYTLSGGERRRCEIARALVTNPDFILLDEPFAGVDPIAVKDIQNVIQSLKDRGLGILITDHNVRETLKITDRAYIMYSGRILISGTADDLISDPETRRIYLGEDFKL
- the rpoN gene encoding RNA polymerase factor sigma-54, translated to MKLGASLSQRQTQKLVMTQDLRQSIELLSLSTLELSDKIQNELLENPLLDEVGVDEKTKMPELFSIDEVKRLEKLNHEKSTDVNWQDSYSLEGPRTYDTEASDRNQKYIESSTRGETLEEHLLNQLRLIKLTKLEFEIGEVLISMIDDKGFITDDLAIVSKEMGYPETKVRRVLQVINELDPIGIGAKDMQETLLIQGKILFPDNILLHQLIGEFLSDLEKVDYKKIAKNLKITEEEILILARLIKKLEPYPATTYQGRKIDYVVADVVVKAVGNEFNIFINDEWLPKLSIQEEYKELLNQKLPPKEKEYFQTKYSSAQWLIRSIQQRRQTLQRVVSCIIDFQVDFFRGGIGFIKPLTLKEVAEKLNLHESTISRITTNKYIQTTWGIFELKWFFSSGVKSAEGGKESSKKIHEIIRNLVKDEDENNPLSDQDIVELMEKKGIEIARRTVAKYRKVLRILPSNERKRISSLKG
- the hprK gene encoding HPr(Ser) kinase/phosphatase, coding for MPVPGITVDTILRDHEDLQLVLVTGEAGLSNRINNAEINRPGLSLTGFFDFFANDRIQILGKGEWAYLNSLAEDKLHEITEKFFEFHLNCIIYTHGNEPQVPFVERAKAKGIPLFKTEIATHRFITLISQILDRALAPRTMRHGVLIEVFGIGTLLTGRSGVGKSETALELIERGHRLVADDMVEIRRLSESYLIGSCSDLLRHHMEIRGLGILNIKDLFGVGSVRDHKLIELIINLKEWEEQTSGEYERTGIEQSMEEILGVSVPYIEIPVKPGRNIPIIVETAAMNQRLRKMGKNSAKEFSNKLNTYIQQSSIETNPIKD
- a CDS encoding HPr family phosphocarrier protein → MKQIQLKIREDSSGLHARPASLFVKMAASFPCEIFVIKDDIEVNGKSIMGLMMLALGPGSIFFVKADGKGEEEALLALETLVGRNFEANAT
- a CDS encoding LIC_11548 family sensor histidine kinase is translated as MPLRFFKILPRLSDENRYYLRDIFIFFLTIVVSVVFSEFVFFRQEEDISFFSKLDTYVFILIPFFVLSLILSYVYRNRRNRETGKIRSSIRYRLTLAFLFVALIPSLPIFILSSNLTGRLIEGFYRVDISNALRSANLIIQNEEKEIEAEFISKVGILRSRLKGIKPDGYSVFQKSVQNGLFEKNEYYLGFVESGKLSFESRSLFRNFKGLEFVESKQNGIFVSRLYLSDRSYILCKFFLGQGMDVYVGQRIHKGLESDVQNIVNATSTYEKVSLWKEKIPFSVRITIASFSFAMFLIAILFSFLYARRISRPIINLANATKKVSLGESDIRLEKTEEGEMGILIDSFNQMVSDLNAKSEELMHTQRIAAWKEVAQRMAHEIKNPLTPIQLSAQRIQRKFQNPKSENLESVIFDATDTIIGQVRVLEHLVKEFSEFARMPVPVLINQKLNPILEEAVALFKDTTDIEFELKFAENLPEVFLDKRLFLGVINNLIKNAVEAIQSAENPKEEMDILSLKRKKIRIMSKLQKKALRKSIVIEIDDSGPGLKQEWKEKVFEPYFSTKENHGSGIGLAIVQKTIIDHHGHIVVEDSKLGGCKFRIELPLDSH
- a CDS encoding sigma-54-dependent transcriptional regulator, with the protein product MQKLIYILDDEKEIRKSLRVILEDEDYSVEDFANGKSLLKALSKERPSLVLLDVWVGKEDGLSILDECKKLYSSLPIVMISGHGTIELAVNATKKGAVDFLEKPLSIEKVIQTIESALEKTKDHEIPEFQLEVDEILGESAPIKRVKFAIFQAAQTNARVFISGENGTGKELTARAIHQNSKRKNEPYIEFNCASVPEETLEQELFGSEIHGNQTGPEIKMGKWEAAGNGTLFLDEVCDLPLSIQSKVLKVILEQKLERMGGKEFVPVDVRIIAATNSNVEEAIREGRFREDLYYALSVIPLELPPLRERNLDIPLLAEFYLNKSISENKLSPKTIDREGLDALTTHFWPGNVRELGNILERLSILVPGDTIRAKDVKEALHGFKKANEMVARGDLKHAKEEFERQYIIKTLQICEGNVTRTSKALGIERTHLYRKLRSLNISVEQLNEG